A stretch of DNA from Pseudomonas sp. HN11:
ACGAGCGGGCGCTGTTTGGTTATGCCGACAGTGAACAGGTGTTCGCGGCGTATTCGGGAATTGAAGAGGTGGTGCTCAAGCGTGGGGCGGATGCGTGTTTGTTTCGCTGCAATGGCGAGCGCTTTGCCGTGCCGGCGCTGAAGGTCGAAAAGGTTATCGACACCACGGCGGCAGGAGATTCATTCAGCGCGGCGTACTTGGCCAGTCGGCTCAAGGGTGGATCGGCGGAGCAAGCTGCGCTGGCCGGCCATCGATTGGCGAGCCGGGTCATTCAAGTTTCAGGGGCTTTGATTCCTCGTTGAATGACCGCCTGCGGCGATTGGCGAGCAATCTGAAGCCAACCTATCAATCCCGGTAGAACACCTGCACCAAGTGATACCCGAACTTGCTCTTGATCGGCCCGTGAACCACCTTCACCGGCTTCTTGAAAATCACCGCATCAATTGCCCCCACCATCTGACCAGGCCGCACTTCACCCAAATCGCCGCCACGCTTGCCCGACGGGCAGGTGGAGTACTTCTTGGCCAGCACATCAAAGGCATCGCCCTTGGCAATGCGCTGCTTGAGTTGTTCGGCTTCTTCGCTGGTTTTCACCAGGATATGACGGGCTTGGGCTTTCATTGATCTCTACCAGGTACATGCAACGGCGCGCGATTATGCCTGAACTCATTCAACCACGCTGATCATGCTGCGGATTTTCGTGGCCAGCAGGTCGATGGAAAACGGCTTGGCGACCATGTCCATGCCGTCCTCCAGGAAACCCTGGCGCTCGGCGGCTTTCTCCGCGTAACCGGTCATGAACAGCACCTTGAGTCCTGGTCGATGCTGACGGGCGATTTCAGCCAATTGCCGGCCATTCATGCCGGGCAGGCCGACGTCGGTCACCAGCAAATCCACGCGCAAGTCCGATTCCAGCAACGGTAATGCCGTGCGCGCATCGGCGGCCTGGTGGGCGGTGTAGCCCAATTCGTCGAGCAGGTTGACCACCAGCATGCGTACCGCCGGGTCATCCTCGACCACCACCACGGCTTCACCGGCCAGGGCCACCGGGGCTTCACCCAGGCTGGCGGGCAAACTGCTTTCCAGCGAGGTGCCATACAGTCGCGGCAGATACAGGCGCACACAGGTGCCCTGGCCCGGTTCGCTATGAATGGTCACGTGGCCGCCGGACTGTTGGGCAAATCCATAGATCATTGACAGGCCCAGGCCGGTGCCTTGGCCGATGGGCTTGGTGGTAAAGAATGGGTCGAACGCCTTGGCCAGAATCTTCGGTGCCATGCCGGTGCCGTTGTCGCACACACCGAGCATCACGTAGTCGCCAGCCTTGACCGGTTCGAGGGTGGTGATGTCGGTGCCGTCCAGGTAGCTGTTGGCGGTTTCGATCAGGATTTCACCACCATCGGGCATGGCATCGCGGGCGTTGATCACCAGGTTGAGCAGGGCGTTTTCCAGTTGGCTGGCATCGGTGTTCACTGGCCAGATGTCTTGGCCCAGTTGCACCTTGAGCCCGATGTGCGCGCCTTTGGTGCGACGGAACAGGTCTTCGAGGGACTCCACCAATTGGTTGGGGTCCAGCGGGCGGCGGTCCAGCGACTGACGGCGTGAGAACGCCAGCAGGCGGTGGGTGAGAGCGGCCGCACGATGGGCGGAGGACACGGCGGCATCGGTAAAGCGGCCGATCTCGTCACTGCGCCCGGCCGCGATGTAGCGCTGCATCAGGTCCAGGCTGCCGATAATGCCGGTGAGCATATTGTTGAAGTCGTGGGCGATACCACCGGTGAGCTGGCCGACGGCTTCCATCTTCTGTGCATGGCGCAGCGCATCTTCGGCACGCTCGCGCTCGTACATCTCGTTTTGCAGGCGCTGGTTGGCCTCGGCCAGGGCCTGGGTGCGCTGGGCCACGCGCTCTTCAAGGTTTTCGTTGAGGTGGCGCAGGGCTTCTTCGGTGAGTTTGCGTTCGGTCTCATCGATCACGAAGATGTAGAAACCGTTCACCGAGCCGTCATTGCTGAAACGCGGCAGGTACTTCATCAAAGCATGGCGCGGACGGCCGTCGTGGTGCGGAGTGATGGTCATGAAGCTGCAGGCCTTGCCCTTGAGCGCGGCGGCGATCTTGTCCTCACGCCCGGCATACACCTCGTCGCCGAGCACTTCGCGGATGCTCTTGCCGTACAGCTCCTGGGGTGTCATACCGTACCACTCCAGGTACGCGCTGTTGTTGAGGCGAAAGCGCTCTTGATGGTCGACATAGCCGATCAGCACCGGCATGGCATTGATGATCAGCTGCAACTCGGTCTGGCTTTGGCGCAGGGCCTGCTCGGTATGTTTGCGCTCCGTGAGGTCCAGCGCGGCACCCAGGAACCGCGCCGGGCGGCCTTGATGATCCTTATAGCAGCGTCCGCGGGCAAATACCCAGCGCACCTGGCCGTCGGCTTGCAGCAGTCGGTATTCTTCGGCGTACTCGGTGCCGAAGGTAATGCAATGCTTGATGCTGCGCGTCACCATGCCACGGTCTTCCGGGTGTACGCCGTGCAGGTAATCGCTGATTGGCAACTGGCTTGCATTACTGGGGTCGACGCCGTGCAGGTAGGCGAAGTGCGCGTCGGCAATAAAACGGTCTTCGCCGATGTCCCAATCCCAGGTGCCCACCGCGTCGGTCGCCGCGAGGGCAAGCTGCAGGCGTTGTTCGGTGTTGTGCTGGGCTTTTCGGCGTTCGTTGGTTTCGATGGCGGTGACCAGGATGCCCGCAACACGGGCGCTTTCATCGCGAATCGGGCTGTAGGTCAGGTCCAGCCAGATTTCCGTGTCGCGATTGTTGCGTTGCAGCACGAAGCGCTGCTCGCTGAAGGTGCGCACCTGGCCGGTGAGCACGGCGTCGTAGATCGGCGCGGTGAAGCCTTCCAGCTCCGGCCATGTCTGGTGCGCGGGTTGGCCCATGGCGTCGGGGTGTTTGTTGCCCGCCAGTTGGGCGAAACCGTCATTGTAGAGTTGCGTGAGTTGATCGCCCCATAGCAGGAGCATTGGCATCGGCGAGTGGACGACGATGTCCACCGCAGTGCGTAGGCTTTGCGGCCAATCATTGGCCTCACCGAGAGGGCTTCGCGCCCAGTCCAGCCGCGCAATCAATGCGGCGGCTTCGCTACCGGTGGTTGTGTCCTTCATGAAAAAGCCCTGAGCGTAACGCTTTGAAAAATGACAACACCTATTATCCCGCGAGTCGGGAATGGGTGACTACCCCCGAAAAATAGCATGCATTGGCGGTTTGTCTTCAAATGAGTGCGCCAGGGCTGAAACCTTTCATCCTCTCGTCAGTTCAGGGCGGTCGCGAAACTGCTCCAGCGCCTGCGGGTTGGCCAGGGCATCGGTGTTTTTCACCGGCTCGCCGTGCACCACATTGCGCACCGCCAATTCAACGATCTTGCCGCTGATGGTGCGGGGGATATCGGTGACAGCAAGGATCTTCGCCGGTACATGACGAGGTGTGGTGTTGGCGCGGATCACCTGGCGGATCTGTTGCTCCAAGGCTTCGTCCAGTTCGACCCCCTCATTGAGGCGCACGAACAACACCACGCGGACGTCGTCCTGCCAGCGTTGGCCGATAGCCAGGCTTTCCTGCACCTGTGGGACTTTTTCCACCTGGCGATAGATCTCAGCCGTACCAATACGCACGCCGCCAGGGTTGAGTACCGCATCGGAACGCCCGTGGATCAGCAGGCTGCCATTGGTGCGTTGCTCTGCGTAGTCACCCTGTGCCCAGACGCCGGGAAACTGGCTGAAATACGAAGCGCGCAGTTTCGTGCGGTCCGGGTCATTCCACAGGCCGATGGGTATGGCCGGGAAATGCCGGGTGCACACCAATTCGCCTTTTTCGTCGATCAGCGGCCGACCCTGGTCGTCCCATACCTCAATGGCCATCGCCAGGCTCTTGCACTGCATTTCGCCGCGCCGCACCGGCAGTACCGGGTTGCCGATCACAAAGCAGGAAACGATATCGGTGCCGCCGGACATGGACGCCAGGCACAGCTCGGCCTTGATCTCGCGGTACACGTAGTCGTAGCTCTGCGGCGACAGCGGCGAGCCGGTCGAAATCAGCCCTTTGAGGCTGCCGAGGTCATGGGTCAGACGCGGCTGTGAGCCGGCCTTTTCCAGCGTGGCGAGAAATTTCGGACTGGTGCCGAACACGCTGATCTTTTCCGCATCGATCAGGTCGATCAGGCGCTCGGGCCCAGGGTGAAACGGCGAACCGTCATACAGCACCACTGTGGCGCCGATGGCCAGGACCGATACCAGCCAGTTCCACATCATCCAGCCGCAGGTGGTGTAGTAGAACAGGCAGTCCTTGCGGGAGAGGTCGGCATGCAGGCCGTGTTCCTTGAGGTGGGTAAGCAGCACGCCGCCGGTACCGTGGATGATGCACTTGGGCACGCCGGTGGTGCCGCTGGAATAGAGGATGTAAAGCGGATGATCGAACGGCACCGCGACGAATTCGGGCTCGCCGCCCGGCTGATAGAAGTCCTGCCACAGCGCAACGCTGGCGTGGGTCTTATAGTCCTCGATTCTGGCCTGGGGACGCGCGTACGGCACGATGATCAACTGCTCCAGGGATGGCAGGCGCTCAAGGATTTCATTGAGCTTGGCGCTCTGGTCGATGTCTTTGCCGGCATAGCGATAACCGGCGCAGGTGATCAGCACCTTGGGTTCGATCTGGCCGAAGCGGTCGATCACACCCTGGGTGCCGAAGTCCGGCGATGAGCACGACCAGATTGCGCCGAGGCTGGTGGTGGCGAGCATGCCTACCAGGGTTTGCCAGGTGTTGGGCATGCACGCGGCGACGCGGTCGCCTTGTACCACACCAGCCGCCCGCAGGCTTTGTTGCAGGCCGGCGACATGGGCGGCCAGTTCGGCATAGGTCAATTGTTCGCGTTGGCCGTCTTCGCTGATGGCAACCACGGCCGGGTGATCGTCGCGGCGGCGCAACAGGTGCTCGGCGAAGTTCAGGGTCGCGCCGGGAAACCATTGAGCGCTGGGCATCTCGGCGTCCTCGATCAGCACCGCCTTGGGCGGGCTGCGAAATTGCACATCGAAATACGCCACGATCGCCCGCCAGAAATCCGGACG
This window harbors:
- a CDS encoding peptidylprolyl isomerase, translated to MKAQARHILVKTSEEAEQLKQRIAKGDAFDVLAKKYSTCPSGKRGGDLGEVRPGQMVGAIDAVIFKKPVKVVHGPIKSKFGYHLVQVFYRD
- a CDS encoding PAS domain-containing protein, which gives rise to MKDTTTGSEAAALIARLDWARSPLGEANDWPQSLRTAVDIVVHSPMPMLLLWGDQLTQLYNDGFAQLAGNKHPDAMGQPAHQTWPELEGFTAPIYDAVLTGQVRTFSEQRFVLQRNNRDTEIWLDLTYSPIRDESARVAGILVTAIETNERRKAQHNTEQRLQLALAATDAVGTWDWDIGEDRFIADAHFAYLHGVDPSNASQLPISDYLHGVHPEDRGMVTRSIKHCITFGTEYAEEYRLLQADGQVRWVFARGRCYKDHQGRPARFLGAALDLTERKHTEQALRQSQTELQLIINAMPVLIGYVDHQERFRLNNSAYLEWYGMTPQELYGKSIREVLGDEVYAGREDKIAAALKGKACSFMTITPHHDGRPRHALMKYLPRFSNDGSVNGFYIFVIDETERKLTEEALRHLNENLEERVAQRTQALAEANQRLQNEMYERERAEDALRHAQKMEAVGQLTGGIAHDFNNMLTGIIGSLDLMQRYIAAGRSDEIGRFTDAAVSSAHRAAALTHRLLAFSRRQSLDRRPLDPNQLVESLEDLFRRTKGAHIGLKVQLGQDIWPVNTDASQLENALLNLVINARDAMPDGGEILIETANSYLDGTDITTLEPVKAGDYVMLGVCDNGTGMAPKILAKAFDPFFTTKPIGQGTGLGLSMIYGFAQQSGGHVTIHSEPGQGTCVRLYLPRLYGTSLESSLPASLGEAPVALAGEAVVVVEDDPAVRMLVVNLLDELGYTAHQAADARTALPLLESDLRVDLLVTDVGLPGMNGRQLAEIARQHRPGLKVLFMTGYAEKAAERQGFLEDGMDMVAKPFSIDLLATKIRSMISVVE
- a CDS encoding acetoacetate--CoA ligase — translated: MSEILWQPSPERIAHTRMDQFRRYIDERYSVQLSDYPALHQWSIDQRPDFWRAIVAYFDVQFRSPPKAVLIEDAEMPSAQWFPGATLNFAEHLLRRRDDHPAVVAISEDGQREQLTYAELAAHVAGLQQSLRAAGVVQGDRVAACMPNTWQTLVGMLATTSLGAIWSCSSPDFGTQGVIDRFGQIEPKVLITCAGYRYAGKDIDQSAKLNEILERLPSLEQLIIVPYARPQARIEDYKTHASVALWQDFYQPGGEPEFVAVPFDHPLYILYSSGTTGVPKCIIHGTGGVLLTHLKEHGLHADLSRKDCLFYYTTCGWMMWNWLVSVLAIGATVVLYDGSPFHPGPERLIDLIDAEKISVFGTSPKFLATLEKAGSQPRLTHDLGSLKGLISTGSPLSPQSYDYVYREIKAELCLASMSGGTDIVSCFVIGNPVLPVRRGEMQCKSLAMAIEVWDDQGRPLIDEKGELVCTRHFPAIPIGLWNDPDRTKLRASYFSQFPGVWAQGDYAEQRTNGSLLIHGRSDAVLNPGGVRIGTAEIYRQVEKVPQVQESLAIGQRWQDDVRVVLFVRLNEGVELDEALEQQIRQVIRANTTPRHVPAKILAVTDIPRTISGKIVELAVRNVVHGEPVKNTDALANPQALEQFRDRPELTRG